A part of Ziziphus jujuba cultivar Dongzao chromosome 8, ASM3175591v1 genomic DNA contains:
- the LOC107435858 gene encoding receptor-like protein 38, whose protein sequence is MTGVELRLEEHAARVQERFEALEGRLDGLESEDIAINQAVRGLLNGLDDVLRRELRATRDQCMGEQQPTCRDKERSALLQFKESFVITKYAYSFAGAYPKVLQWKSSNSCLWGGIDCDAETGHVIALDLSNNHFNFSQIPASIGQLSHLTYLNLSGSAFYGQVPFEISDLTNLSSLDMTYNYDPVTEEKFLQLKDPNFKTLVRNLTKLEIIILSFVDMSSESHLSPTWRQQFVVDLWRSKKKCNGFKIQASTSGFLNLRNFPHFLKHQNELDCLVLDGNNIDGQIPNWMLNIGINTLTTLNIASNLPTGFEQLPVVLPWVNLGVFDISSNMLQGPLPIPPPSIARYDVSNNMLTGEISPLFCNMSSLYILDLSNNNLCGIIPPCLRNSGSSQIMLSLRNNSLHGITLEICSNNGSNLKMSDVSHNLLQGKLPRSLSNCLMLEAIVVVNNQLHDSFPSCL, encoded by the exons atgacTGGCGTAGAGTTACGCTTGGAGGAACATGCTGCTCGAGTACAGGAACGGTTTGAGGCGCTGGAGGGTCgcctagatgggctagagtcggaggacattgccatcaaCCAAGCCGTGAGAGGGTTACTCAATGGGCTGGACGATGTCTTAAGGAGGGAGCTCCGCGCAAcacgcgaccaatgcatgggggag CAGCAGCCAACTTGCCGTGATAAAGAAAGGTCAGCACTGTTGCAGTTCAAGGAAAGCTTTGTCATTACAAAATATGCTTATTCTTTTGCAGGTGCTTATCCAAAAGTTTTACAATGGAAATCTAGTAATAGCTGCTTATGGGGCGGCATCGATTGCGATGCAGAGACTGGTCATGTGATTGCTCTTGACCTCAGCA ACAACCATTTCAATTTCTCTCAAATTCCTGCTTCTATTGGCCAACTTTCTCATCTAACTTATCTCAACCTCTCTGGTTCTGCTTTTTATGGCCAAGTCCCATTTGAAATTTCTGACTTGACCAACTTGTCCTCCCTTGACATGACTTACAATTATGATCCAGTTACTGAAGAAAAGTTTTTGCAGCTTAAAGATCCCAACTTCAAAACACTAGTTCGGAATCTGACCAAGTTAGAAATAATTATCCTTAGCTTTGTAGACATGTCATCTGAG TCTCATTTATCTCCAACATGGCGACAACAATTTGTCGTTGATCTTTGGAGAAGCAAGAAGAAATGCAACGGCTTCAAAATTCAAGCTTCTACATCTGGGTTCCTTAACCTGAGAAACTTCCCACATTTTCTCAAGCATCAAAATGAATTGGATTGTTTGGTTCTTGATGGAAACAATATAGATGGCCAAATACCAAATTGGATGTTGAACATAGGCATAAACACTTTGACCACGTTGAATATTGCCTCCAACCTCCCAACAGGCTTTGAGCAACTTCCTGTAGTTCTTCCTTGGGTTAATTTAGGCGTATTTGATATTTCCTCTAATATGTTGCAAGGACCATTACCAATTCCTCCACCATCCATTGCTCGATATGATGTCTCAAACAACATGCTGACTGGAGAAATTTCacctttattttgcaacatgaGTTCACTTTACATCCTTGATTTGTCTAATAACAACTTGTGTGGCATAATTCCACCATGTTTGAGAAACTCAGGTAGTTCTCAAATAATGTTAAGCTTGAGAAACAATTCTTTGCATGGCATCACTCTTGAAATATGCAGCAATAATGGGAGTAACTTGAAAATGAGTGATGTTAGTCATAATCTATTGCAAGGGAAGCTACCAAGATCGTTGTCCAACTGTTTGATGCTTGAAGCTATCGTGGTTGTAAACAATCAATTGCATGATTCTTTTCCATCTTGTTTATGA